ACTCGCAAGGAATGCAGATGATCGATGGTCCCGCCGTTTTGACAGTCTTTTTGGTTTACCTGGCCGGTGTCGTTATTCCAGGGCCAAATTTCGTTGCAGTAGTTCACAAAGCGGTGGCTGCTACGCGGTCAGAAGCTTTGGCCTTGGTAGCAGGCATCGTATTGGTCAATTTATTCTGGGCCACCTGTGCAATCGCAGGTATCGGCGTTGTATTTGCTGCGTTCCCCTGGGCGGCGCTGATCGTAAAGGTTCTGGGGGCAGCCTATCTGATGTGGTTTGGATTCCAACTGCTGCTCAAGGCCGGGAAGAGCGCGCTTGCCCCCAGTGATAATGCTGTCATCGGAAACTTTAGGCAGTCATTCATTCAGGGGGTCGTTACGAACATTGGCAACCCTAAATCCATGGCCTTCTATGCCGCTATTTTCTCAGCGGCAGCCCCCACCCATGTTTCACCAGGCACGTTTTTGTCGATGCTGGCCGTCGTAGTGGTGGTTTCGATGACTTGGTATGGAGTGGTTGCAATCGCTCTTTCGCAACCTGAGATCGCTTCAGCGTATCGCCGGAGGAAAAAAGCCATTGATCGGCTGTGCGGCGGTTTGATTTTGTCTCTGGGGATTCGGCAGCTGGTTCAGTAAGTCCACGATTGGGTATCTAGCCTGGCGATAGATCAGCAAAAACCACAACGCCTCCGCACAGGGAGGCGTTGCGGGTTTTCAGCAATATTGCTTAGATCATCTCAAATCAAACCGATCCAGATTCATCACCTTGACCCAAGCCGCAACGAAGTCTTTCACAAACTTCTCCTTCGCATCGTCGCAGGCATAGACCTCAGCCAATGCCCTCAACTGCGAATTCGAGCCAAACACCAGATCAACACGGGTACCCGTCCATTTAAGGTCGCCGGTTTTCCGATCGCGGCCTTCGAACTCTTCATTGGCCTCGGACACCGGTTTCCATTCCACGCTCATATCAAGCAGGTTTTTGAAGAAGTCGTTGGTCAACGCTTCCGGCTGTTTGGTGAAGACGCCGTGCTGGGTTTGTCCGACGTTGGTGTTCAACACGCGCAAGCCGCCAATGAGCACGGTCATTTCTGGTGCGGTGAGTGTCAGCAGTTGCGCCTTGTCGATCAGCAATGCCTCAGCCGGTACGCTGTAGCGGGATTTGAGGTAGTTACGGAAGCCATCGGCGGCGGGTTCGAGAAACCCGAAGGATTCAACGTCCGTTTGTTCTTGCGAGGCATCCATCCGTCCCGGCGTGAAAGGCACCGTCACGGTCTGGCCGGCATTTTTTGCCGCCTGTTCGACACCAGCACAACCGGCCAGCACGATCAGGTCTGCCAGCGATATTTTCTTCCCTGAGTTGTTGAATTCGTTCTGAATGCTCTCGAGTTTCGCCAGTACGCTCGCCAGTTGCTCAGGCTGGTTGGCCTGCCAGAACTTCTGTGGGGCCAGACGCAGGCGTCCGCCGTTGGCGCCGCCGCGTTTGTCGGAGCCGCGGAAGGTGGAGGCTGCCGCCCAGGCAGTCGACACCAGTTGCGAGACCGACAGGCCGCAGGACTGGAGTTTGCCTTTGAGTGCGGCGATGTCGCTGTCGTTGACCAAGGCATGGTCGACCTCCGGAATGGGGTCTTGCCACAGGAGTTCTTCATTGGGCATTTCCGGACCGAGGTAGCGGGAGAGGGGGCCCATGTCGCGGTGGAGCAGCTTGAACCAGGCGCGGGCGAATGCGTCGGCCAACTGATCGGGGTTCGCCAGGAAGCGCCGCGAGATCGGCTCATAGATCGGATCGAAACGCAGAGACAGGTCCGTGGTCAGCATGGTCGGGTTACGCCGTTTCGACGGATCATGAGCATCCGGAATAATGCCCGCACCAGCACCGCCTTTCGCCGTCCACTGGTTGGCACCCGCCGGGCTCTTGGTCAGTTCCCACTCGAAGCCGAACAGGTTTTCCAGGTAGTTATTGCTCCATTTGGTGGGCGTGGTGGTCCAGGTCACTTCCAGGCCGCTGGTGATGGTGTCGCCGCCCTTGCCGCTGCCGAAGGTGCTCTTCCATCCCAAGCCCTGAGCTTCGAGGCCCGCGGCTTCGGGCTCGGCACCGACGTTGTCGGCAGGGCCGGCGCCGTGGGTCTTGCCGAAGGCGTGGCCGCCGGCGATCAGTGCCACGGTTTCTTCGTCATTCATCGCCATGCGCCCGAAGGTCTCGCGGATGTCCACCGCCGCAGCGACCGGGTCCGGGTTGCCTTCAGGGCCTTCCGGGTTGACGTAGATCAGGCCCATTTGCACCGCGGCGAGCGGGTTTTCCAGGTTGCGTCCTCCCTCGGTGCGGCTGTCCTCATTTTCCCCCGGCTCCGCAACGAGTGGGCCTTCGCCGGGTTCTTGCATGGATTTTTTTTTGTCTTTGTCGTAGCGGGTGTCGCCGCCCAGCCACTTGTTTTCCGAGCCCCAGTAGACGGACTCATCCGGTTCCCAAACGTCTGGCCGGCCACCGGAAAAGCCGAAGGTCTTGAAGCCCATGGACTCCAGCGCGACGTTGCCGGTGAGCACGATCAGGTCGGCCCAGGAGATGTTGCGACCATACTTTTGCTTGATCGGCCAAAGCAGCCGGCGCGCCTTGTCGAGGCTGACGTTGTCCGGCCAACTGTTGAGTGGCGCGAAGCGCTGCTGACCGGAGCCGGCACCGCCACGACCGTCACCGACGCGGTACGTGCCGGCGGCGTGCCAGGACATGCGAATAAACAGCGGCCCATAGTGACCGAAGTCTGCCGGCCACCAGTCTTGCGAATCGGTCATCAGTGCATGCAGGTCTTGCTTGAGCGCCTGAAAGTCCAGTTTTTTGAACGCTTCGGCGTAGTTGTAGCCCTCGTCCATGGGGTCGGACAGCCGCGAATTCTGGTGCAGGATCTTCAGGTTCAGTTGGTTCGGCCACCAATCGCGGTTCGTCGTGCCACCGCCTGCGGCGGCGTGATTGAACGGGCATTTCGATTCATTTGCCATGTGTGCGCTACCTTTGGTCGTATTCATCCGGCTATCCGGCCCGGGGTGGGCGCGCAATAGCGACGAGCGAAATCAATGACATAGGCTGCAGGGCCAGCAGTTCGATCAATTGATCGTCGGGGTCACACGGGAAGTCTGGAGAGCAGCAATCGAGTTGCCAGCACGGTGGCCCACGGCAAGCCTAGTACGCTTCTGACTCATTCGTATCTTTTATCAAGTCTCAACCGGCCAGCTTACGCCAGCGCTTCAATAAGGTTAGACGCCTATAAAGCAGTCAGCTAATAGGTGGAGTATTGGGGGGTGATAGGCATTTTCTTTTATCTGGCCCGTCGAGATGGAGCCGATCAAAAGATCGCAGTCTTCGGCAGCTCCAACACAAAACCTGTGGGAGCGTGGCTTGCCCGCGAAGACGGCAGCACAGACGCAGCAAATCTCGGATCAGCCCGAATTCATGTCTGCTCCACCGTTCTTCGCCAGCCGGTATCGTATGATGAGGCCCTCCCATCGACGCCCACCCAAGGACCCATACCCGATGTCTTTAAGCAAACGCGATCAGGCCCACATCGAACGTCGCCTGATCGCCACACTGACCGAGGCGTGTGAAACCGCCAAAGCGCAAATAGTCGGGTTCTGCTGGCTGACCCACGAAGTCGATTACGCAGTCTTTCCTGCCAGCCTGCGGGTTATCTGGGTCTTCGATACGCAGGCCAACAAGGATCAGGCGCTGGCGAGCGGGCAGGGCGAGCGCATGGTCGAACTGACGGCCGTGGCGTTAAGTGAAGCGGACGTTCTCGTCAGCCCGGTAGCGGCCCATGTGCAGTTTGATTCTGAAGAGCAATGTCAGCGCGCCAATGCCGGCAACTGGCAGCAACGCCTGGCGCCCAAGCGCTCCACACGGGGTTGAAGCGTGGCCAAGGATATCGAAAATCCGTGTATTGCCATTTGCCAACTGAGCGGTGAGCTGTGTGTCAGTTGTGGCCGCACCAAGGACGACATCAGAAAATGGAAACGCATGAAGCGTCCGGAAAAAATGGCGGCGGTGCAGCGGGCGAGTTTGCGGTTGAAGGGGCTTCAGAAAAAATGAATCCGCCAGGTGTGAAACGCTAGGGCTGCGCACAAACCTCTCGAACACAATCACGTAGCCATCGATGCGCTGAGTCGGCATCCATTCGTGGATGCCAGAGCATCGAAATGGTGATCGGTGCCAGGTCGAACGGAAGGTCAAAACTGTGCAGGCCGGCGCGCAGGTTTCGGGTGTGTCGGGCGGGCACGGTGGCGATCAGGTCCGAGGCGCGAGCCAGCGCCAGCGCCGCCGAAAAGCCGCCGATGAGGGTGGTGATCTCGCGCTCCAGTCCCAGCACTTCCAGGGCCTCATCCATCGGCCCTTTATCGAGCCCGCGTCGCGAGACCAGGATATGCCTGCCAGCGGCATAACGGGAGGCAGTGACCTCACCCTGACTCAGCGGATGCCCCGTGCGCACGACGCCGATGAAACGATCCTCGAACAATGCACGGGTGCGCACTTCCGGGCTCGTCGTGCCGCCGACCACACCGGTTTCCAGGTCGACGGAACCGTCGCGAAGCGCGGCGCTGTCCTTGTTCAGCTTCTGCACAAAGTGCAAGCGCACGCCGGGTGCTTGCTCACTGACGCGGGCAATCAGCGCCGGGCCGAAGTTTTCGACGAAACCGTCGCTGGTGCGCAACGTGAATGTCCGGACCAGTTGCTTGAGGTCGAGCTGTTCGGCGGGGCGCAAAACGGCGCCGGCATCTTGCACCAATCGACTGACCTGTTCGCGCAGTTCCAGCGCTCGGGGCGTCGGCACCAGCCCGCGTCCGGCCCGGACCAGCAGCGGGTCGCCCGTCGTTTCGCGCAAGCGCGCCAGCGCCCGGCTCATGGCTGACGGGCTCAGGCGCAGTCGTTGGGCGGCGCGTGCGACGCTGCCTTCAGCGAGCAGCACATCCAGGGTAATCAGTAAATTCAGGTCGGGCGTCATCATGTTCCAACGTTAGCACGGCGTGCGGGTGACATGGCGTCAAACGCATCTATCACGTGTAAGTGGTGCGTCTTCCGCCATGCCACGCACGGGCATACGCTGCTGATCTACCTTTCAGATGTGGCCCAACCATGAAACTCATCACTCAATCAGGCTCGGTCCGCTGGGCGCTCGCGAGCCTTTCGCTGTCGATGTTGATGCCTTCGCTCGATACCAGCATTGCCAATGCAGGTTTGCCGACATTGGCTGAGGCGTTCGATGCGTCCTTTCAGCAAGTGCAGTGGATTGTTCTGGCGTATTTGCTGGCGATCACCACGCTGATTGTCAGCGTTGGACGGCTGGGCGATATCGTCGGTCGTCGGCGCTTGCTGCTGACGGGCATTGGCATTTTTACCCTGTCATCGCTTGCTTGTGGTGTCGCGCCGTCGCTCGGGTGG
This genomic stretch from Pseudomonas wuhanensis harbors:
- a CDS encoding DUF1289 domain-containing protein, encoding MAKDIENPCIAICQLSGELCVSCGRTKDDIRKWKRMKRPEKMAAVQRASLRLKGLQKK
- a CDS encoding LysR family transcriptional regulator is translated as MMTPDLNLLITLDVLLAEGSVARAAQRLRLSPSAMSRALARLRETTGDPLLVRAGRGLVPTPRALELREQVSRLVQDAGAVLRPAEQLDLKQLVRTFTLRTSDGFVENFGPALIARVSEQAPGVRLHFVQKLNKDSAALRDGSVDLETGVVGGTTSPEVRTRALFEDRFIGVVRTGHPLSQGEVTASRYAAGRHILVSRRGLDKGPMDEALEVLGLEREITTLIGGFSAALALARASDLIATVPARHTRNLRAGLHSFDLPFDLAPITISMLWHPRMDADSAHRWLRDCVREVCAQP
- a CDS encoding LysE family translocator yields the protein MIDGPAVLTVFLVYLAGVVIPGPNFVAVVHKAVAATRSEALALVAGIVLVNLFWATCAIAGIGVVFAAFPWAALIVKVLGAAYLMWFGFQLLLKAGKSALAPSDNAVIGNFRQSFIQGVVTNIGNPKSMAFYAAIFSAAAPTHVSPGTFLSMLAVVVVVSMTWYGVVAIALSQPEIASAYRRRKKAIDRLCGGLILSLGIRQLVQ
- the katG gene encoding catalase/peroxidase HPI, yielding MNTTKGSAHMANESKCPFNHAAAGGGTTNRDWWPNQLNLKILHQNSRLSDPMDEGYNYAEAFKKLDFQALKQDLHALMTDSQDWWPADFGHYGPLFIRMSWHAAGTYRVGDGRGGAGSGQQRFAPLNSWPDNVSLDKARRLLWPIKQKYGRNISWADLIVLTGNVALESMGFKTFGFSGGRPDVWEPDESVYWGSENKWLGGDTRYDKDKKKSMQEPGEGPLVAEPGENEDSRTEGGRNLENPLAAVQMGLIYVNPEGPEGNPDPVAAAVDIRETFGRMAMNDEETVALIAGGHAFGKTHGAGPADNVGAEPEAAGLEAQGLGWKSTFGSGKGGDTITSGLEVTWTTTPTKWSNNYLENLFGFEWELTKSPAGANQWTAKGGAGAGIIPDAHDPSKRRNPTMLTTDLSLRFDPIYEPISRRFLANPDQLADAFARAWFKLLHRDMGPLSRYLGPEMPNEELLWQDPIPEVDHALVNDSDIAALKGKLQSCGLSVSQLVSTAWAAASTFRGSDKRGGANGGRLRLAPQKFWQANQPEQLASVLAKLESIQNEFNNSGKKISLADLIVLAGCAGVEQAAKNAGQTVTVPFTPGRMDASQEQTDVESFGFLEPAADGFRNYLKSRYSVPAEALLIDKAQLLTLTAPEMTVLIGGLRVLNTNVGQTQHGVFTKQPEALTNDFFKNLLDMSVEWKPVSEANEEFEGRDRKTGDLKWTGTRVDLVFGSNSQLRALAEVYACDDAKEKFVKDFVAAWVKVMNLDRFDLR